The Syntrophaceae bacterium genomic interval ATTCCGAGGCTGGTCTCCGCCTACTACACCCATACGCCGGATGCGTCCGATCCCGATCAGCGGGTCGCGTTCGGAACCTCGGGCCACCGGGGCTCCTCGCTGAAAAACAGCTTCAACGAACGGCACATCCTGGCCATCTGCCAGGGCATCATCGAATACCGCAAGTCGAGAGAAATTGGTGGTCCGCTGTTTATGGGCATGGATACTCATGCCCTCTCCGAAGCGGCGTTGGCCACCGCAGTCGAGGTCTTTGCCGCCCAGGGGATTGCGGTGATGGTCCAGCGGGGGCTCCGCTACACCCCCACCCCGGTCATCTCGCATGCAATCCTGACGTACAACCGGGGCAGGAAAAGCGGATTCGCGGACGGCGTGGTCATCACCCCTTCTCATAACCCGCCCGAGGATGGCGGATTCAAGTACAATCCCCCCGAAGGCGGACCGGCGGACACAAAGACGACCAGGAGCATCGAGGCAAGGGCAAACGCCCTGTTGGAGAAGGGACTCACAGACATCCGGCGGATCCCCTTCGAGCGGGCGCTTACATCGGGGTCGGTCCATGAGCATGATTATGTGGCGCCCTATGTGGAGGATCTGAAGAATGTCATCGACATGGAAGCGATTGCCAAAGCAGGTCTCAAAATCGGCGTCGATCCTCTCGGCGGGGCGGCAGTGGACTTCTGGGATCCCATCGCCGACTGTTACGGACTTGACCTTGAGGTGGTGAACCGGGTCGTCGATCCGACGTTTTCTTTCATGACCGTCGACAGGGACGGCAGGATCAGGATGGACTGCTCCTCTCCGTATGCCATGGAAAGCCTGATCCGATTGAAAGACCGTTTCGACATCGCCTTCGGGAACGATACGGACGTCGACCGCCACGGCATCGTCACGCGCGGTGAGGGACTCATGAATCCCAACCATTACCTCTCCGCCGCGGTTCATTATCTCTTCAGGAACCGTCCGGGGTGGAGAAAGGATGCCGCAGTGGGAAAGACGCTGGTCTCCACATCCATGCTGGACCGCATAGCCTTGGACCTCGGGAGGCACCTCTACGAGGTCCCCGTAGGCTTCAAATGGTTCGTGGACGTGCTCCTCGACGGCTCCTGCGGCTTCGGCGGCGAGGAGAGCGCGGGGGCATCCTTCCTCCGCAGGGACGGCACGGTGTGGACGACGGACAAGGACGGCATCATCATGGATCTTCTCGCCTGCGAGCTTACCGCAAAGACCGGCCAGGATCCGGCCGTGCTCTACCACGATCTCGAGGAGCGATTCGGCAGGTGTTTCTATGAACGCCTTGACTCCCCGGCCACACCGGAGCAGAAGGCTGTGCTCGCACGGCTTTCACCGGAGATGATCACCGCCGGGGAGCTCGCCGGAAAGCCCATCCTTGTCTCCGCAACCCGGGCGTCCGGCAACAGCGCCGAAATCGGGGGGGTCAAAGTGATTACCACCCAGGGATGGTTTGCCGCCCGCCCGTCCGGCACGGAAGACATCTACAAGGTCTATGCGGAGAGCTTCCTGAGCGAAGACCATCTGCGGATGATCGAGAAAGACGCGGTTACGATCGTCAACGGTGCATTTGCGGCGGCGGGGCTGTAGGGAGAGCCGATGACCCCGGCGGTTTTCCCGGGTGCCGCACAGGCCGGTCGGCAACTTGCGCCAGGGTGGGACGGCGAATGGCGAGTCACCTGCGAGGTCTTCCGGGATCTTGGCGCAGCCTTTTCCGCAGTCCTGATCATCATTCATATCCTCCGTCGTGATCTGCCTTACAAGATAGAAGGGAAGGTCTCCGTCAGCACGTCCTTTGGCAGCCGCCGCTTCGCATTTTCCAAAGACGGGCGCATTGATTGAAAAAATCATAACGCCCTTCACAAAACGAACCCCTCAATCTTCGCAATCCCGCTCTTCTCCGTTGCCTGCGCTGCAAGAATAAGAAGCGAACGATATGTTTACGTTATCCAAAAACCGGGTCGCTTTATAATCGGCTGGCTCATTTTTTATGATAATCGGTTCTTGAAAGCAGCCGATTTCTTTTTTAATCTGCAGACGTCGTCAAAAAATACCCGGAGCCCGTCATGAGCATCCTGATTCAAATCGACCGTAAGTCTGATACCCCCATCTTCCGGCAGATCGTGGACCGGCTCGCCGCCCTGGCCGATTCCGCCGCCGTCCAGCCGGGCACGCGGCTGCCGTCGACGCGCTCCATGGCGGACATGCTCTCCGTGGACCGGTCCACGGTCTACCGGGCCTATCAGGAGCTCTGGGCCCTGGGTTACGTGGAGAGCAGGCCGGGTTCCTACACGACGATCCGAAGCCGGACCCGCATTGCCAAGGGGCAGGAGCGCGCCGGGAGCCGCCTGATCGACTGGGAGGAAAGGATTTCGCCCAACGCCCGGAGCCTCCGGGCATCCTTCCTCGAGGACGGGGTGCGGTTGAAGAGAGCGGCGGCCCCGGACGTGATCGATTTCATGC includes:
- a CDS encoding alpha-D-glucose phosphate-specific phosphoglucomutase, with amino-acid sequence MSLHELAGKPAPRSILANIPRLVSAYYTHTPDASDPDQRVAFGTSGHRGSSLKNSFNERHILAICQGIIEYRKSREIGGPLFMGMDTHALSEAALATAVEVFAAQGIAVMVQRGLRYTPTPVISHAILTYNRGRKSGFADGVVITPSHNPPEDGGFKYNPPEGGPADTKTTRSIEARANALLEKGLTDIRRIPFERALTSGSVHEHDYVAPYVEDLKNVIDMEAIAKAGLKIGVDPLGGAAVDFWDPIADCYGLDLEVVNRVVDPTFSFMTVDRDGRIRMDCSSPYAMESLIRLKDRFDIAFGNDTDVDRHGIVTRGEGLMNPNHYLSAAVHYLFRNRPGWRKDAAVGKTLVSTSMLDRIALDLGRHLYEVPVGFKWFVDVLLDGSCGFGGEESAGASFLRRDGTVWTTDKDGIIMDLLACELTAKTGQDPAVLYHDLEERFGRCFYERLDSPATPEQKAVLARLSPEMITAGELAGKPILVSATRASGNSAEIGGVKVITTQGWFAARPSGTEDIYKVYAESFLSEDHLRMIEKDAVTIVNGAFAAAGL